The Spirochaetota bacterium genome window below encodes:
- the tuf gene encoding elongation factor Tu, which translates to MATFDRSLPHLNVGTLGHVDHGKTTLTSAITTYLASKGQADAKKYEDIDGAPEEKARGITINTAHVEYSSTKRHYAHVDCPGHADYIKNMITGAAQMDGAVLVIAATDGVMAQTREHVLLARQVNVPAIMVFINKVDMIDAEDAELIDLVEMDVRELLSAYKFPGDDVPVIRGSARGALESGKTECIEELVNAMDTFFEDPVRELDKPFLMPVEDVFSISGRGTVVTGRIERGIVKVQDEIEIIGYEDTKKSVCTGVEMFRKQLDRGEAGDNAGILLRGVDKEAVRRGMVLAKPKSITPHKTFNAEVYVLKAEEGGRKTPFHKGYRPQFYIRTADVTGNIVDIKGADMVMPGDNIQMTIELIVPIAVENGMRFAIREGGRTVGAGVVTEIVE; encoded by the coding sequence ATGGCTACATTTGATCGTTCTTTACCACATTTAAATGTGGGGACACTTGGTCACGTTGACCATGGTAAGACAACTCTTACCTCTGCTATCACAACTTACCTTGCATCAAAAGGTCAAGCTGACGCAAAAAAATATGAAGATATCGATGGAGCTCCAGAAGAGAAAGCTCGTGGTATCACGATTAATACAGCTCATGTTGAGTATTCTTCTACAAAACGTCACTATGCTCACGTTGACTGTCCTGGACACGCGGATTATATTAAAAATATGATCACAGGTGCTGCTCAAATGGACGGAGCGGTTTTAGTTATTGCAGCTACAGATGGTGTGATGGCTCAGACTCGTGAACATGTACTTTTGGCTCGCCAGGTTAATGTTCCTGCAATTATGGTTTTTATCAATAAAGTTGATATGATCGATGCTGAAGATGCAGAACTTATTGATCTTGTTGAAATGGATGTTCGTGAGTTATTAAGTGCTTACAAATTTCCTGGAGATGATGTTCCTGTTATTCGTGGATCTGCTCGTGGAGCTTTAGAAAGTGGAAAAACAGAATGTATTGAAGAACTAGTAAATGCAATGGATACATTCTTTGAAGATCCTGTTCGTGAATTGGACAAACCTTTCTTGATGCCTGTTGAAGATGTATTCTCAATTTCTGGTCGCGGTACTGTTGTAACTGGGCGTATCGAACGTGGTATAGTTAAAGTGCAAGACGAAATTGAAATTATTGGTTACGAAGATACAAAAAAATCAGTATGTACTGGTGTAGAGATGTTTCGTAAACAACTCGATAGAGGAGAAGCTGGAGATAACGCAGGTATATTATTACGTGGTGTTGACAAAGAAGCTGTTCGTCGTGGAATGGTTCTTGCTAAACCTAAATCAATTACACCTCATAAAACTTTTAATGCTGAAGTCTATGTGCTTAAAGCAGAAGAGGGTGGGAGAAAAACTCCTTTCCATAAAGGATATAGACCACAATTTTATATTAGAACTGCTGATGTTACAGGTAATATTGTAGACATCAAAGGTGCTGACATGGTTATGCCTGGTGATAATATTCAGATGACAATAGAACTTATCGTTCCAATAGCTGTTGAAAACGGAATGCGTTTTGCTATTCGTGAAGGTGGGCGTACTGTTGGAGCTGGTGTTGTAACTGAGATCGTGGAATAA
- the fusA gene encoding elongation factor G: protein MAEKKFAKDKLRNIGIAAHIDAGKTTITERILFFTGKTHKIGETHEGASEMDWMEQEKERGITITSAATTCYWDDIKINIIDTPGHVDFTAEVERSLRVLDGAVAVFDVSAGVEPQSETVWRQANKYNVPRVAFMNKMDKMGADFMMSIDSMQQKLGVKGTPVQLPIGSEDNFQGVVDLVEMRALLWEDKEDNLEYTIAEIPENMKEDAEIWHHNLVEVIADSNDNTMNKFLEGEDFSAEEIKAGIRSMTIDGKMYPIFCGAALKNKGIQPLLDGVRDYLPAPTDIPPMIGITPEGTEQIRKPEDKEPLSMLAFKVMVDPYIGKLVFARIYSGVLEKGSYVYNVNKDNKERISRIMRMHANKREEVDFASAGDIIGIAGMKDTSTGDSITALDAPLFLEAIDFPEPVIAVAVEPKTKEDMDKLGESLRKLQDEDPTFRVSSNEETGQTIISGMGELHLEIVCDRLKREHKVEVNIGKPQVAYRETITGSAIEDFKYAKQSGGKGQYGHVVIEVEPSELGAGFVFVDDIKGGKIPKEYIPAVEKGCREALASGVLAGFPVVDIKVRLYEGSYHDVDSSELAFKLAGSMAIKAAMNKAKPIILEPMMKVIAVAPDGYEGSVMGDLSGRRAKITGTESKHGAKEIECFVPLGEMFGYATDIRSMTQGRGTYSMEFAHYEPLPKGFWDDIKK from the coding sequence ATGGCTGAGAAAAAGTTTGCCAAAGACAAATTAAGAAACATAGGTATTGCAGCTCATATTGATGCTGGTAAAACAACTATTACAGAAAGAATTTTATTTTTTACAGGTAAAACACATAAGATTGGGGAAACTCATGAGGGTGCTTCTGAGATGGATTGGATGGAGCAGGAAAAAGAGAGGGGAATTACAATAACCTCTGCTGCAACAACTTGTTATTGGGATGATATTAAGATAAATATCATTGATACACCAGGTCACGTTGATTTTACTGCTGAAGTTGAGCGTTCTTTGCGTGTGTTAGATGGAGCTGTAGCTGTATTTGATGTATCTGCTGGAGTTGAGCCTCAATCAGAAACAGTTTGGAGACAGGCGAATAAATATAATGTTCCACGTGTGGCGTTCATGAATAAAATGGACAAAATGGGTGCAGATTTTATGATGTCGATTGATTCAATGCAACAAAAATTAGGTGTCAAGGGGACTCCTGTTCAATTACCTATTGGGTCTGAGGACAATTTCCAAGGTGTTGTAGATCTTGTAGAAATGAGGGCTTTACTTTGGGAAGATAAGGAAGATAATCTTGAGTATACAATCGCTGAGATTCCTGAAAACATGAAAGAAGATGCTGAAATTTGGCATCATAATCTTGTGGAAGTTATTGCTGATTCAAATGATAATACAATGAATAAATTTCTCGAAGGTGAGGATTTTTCTGCAGAAGAAATTAAAGCTGGTATTAGATCTATGACTATCGATGGGAAGATGTATCCAATATTTTGTGGAGCGGCACTTAAAAATAAAGGAATCCAACCTTTATTAGATGGTGTTCGTGACTATCTTCCTGCACCAACTGATATCCCTCCTATGATTGGAATTACCCCTGAAGGTACTGAACAAATCAGAAAACCTGAAGATAAAGAACCTTTATCAATGCTTGCCTTTAAAGTTATGGTTGATCCTTATATTGGAAAATTAGTTTTTGCTCGTATTTATTCTGGAGTTCTTGAAAAGGGTTCTTATGTTTATAATGTAAACAAAGATAACAAAGAAAGAATCTCTCGTATCATGCGTATGCATGCTAATAAAAGAGAAGAAGTGGATTTTGCAAGTGCTGGAGATATTATTGGTATTGCTGGTATGAAAGATACTAGTACAGGTGATAGTATCACAGCATTGGATGCTCCATTATTTTTAGAAGCGATTGATTTTCCAGAACCAGTTATTGCTGTTGCTGTAGAACCAAAAACTAAAGAGGATATGGACAAACTTGGTGAAAGTCTTCGTAAATTACAAGACGAAGATCCAACATTCCGAGTTTCTTCTAATGAAGAGACGGGTCAAACTATTATCTCTGGTATGGGAGAGCTTCATTTAGAAATTGTTTGTGATAGACTTAAAAGAGAACATAAGGTTGAAGTTAATATTGGTAAACCTCAAGTTGCTTACAGAGAAACAATCACAGGTAGTGCTATTGAAGATTTTAAATATGCAAAACAATCTGGTGGTAAGGGACAATATGGTCACGTTGTGATTGAGGTTGAACCTTCTGAACTTGGAGCTGGTTTTGTATTCGTTGATGATATCAAAGGTGGAAAAATTCCAAAAGAGTATATTCCTGCTGTTGAAAAAGGTTGTCGTGAAGCATTAGCAAGTGGTGTATTGGCTGGTTTTCCAGTAGTGGATATCAAAGTTCGTTTGTATGAGGGTTCATATCATGATGTTGACTCTTCAGAACTAGCATTTAAACTTGCTGGGTCTATGGCTATAAAAGCAGCAATGAATAAAGCTAAACCTATTATTCTTGAACCAATGATGAAAGTTATTGCTGTTGCTCCAGATGGATATGAAGGATCTGTGATGGGAGACCTTTCAGGTCGTCGTGCTAAGATAACAGGTACTGAATCAAAACATGGAGCAAAAGAAATAGAATGTTTTGTTCCTCTTGGAGAAATGTTTGGTTATGCAACAGATATTCGTTCTATGACTCAAGGTCGTGGAACATATTCAATGGAATTTGCTCATTATGAACCACTTCCTAAAGGATTTTGGGACGATATTAAAAAATAA
- the rpsG gene encoding 30S ribosomal protein S7: MPRKKAKGHFRPLSPDAKHNSVLVTKLVNRVMLDGKKSLATAIVYSAMDFLAEKTEVPALEAFETVLNNIKPPVEVKSRRVGGATYQVPIDVRAERQLALALRWLVDYARKRREHSMSEKLGKELVDAFNNSGSTIKKRTDTLKMAEANRAFAHYKW; the protein is encoded by the coding sequence ATGCCAAGAAAAAAAGCTAAGGGTCATTTTCGTCCTTTGTCTCCAGATGCAAAACACAATAGTGTTTTGGTTACCAAACTTGTCAATCGTGTCATGTTAGATGGTAAAAAAAGTTTGGCTACTGCTATTGTATATTCTGCAATGGATTTTTTAGCTGAAAAAACAGAAGTTCCAGCATTAGAAGCTTTTGAAACGGTATTAAATAATATTAAACCCCCAGTAGAGGTTAAATCAAGGCGTGTTGGTGGGGCTACTTATCAAGTACCTATAGATGTTCGTGCTGAGCGTCAATTAGCGTTAGCGCTTAGATGGCTTGTAGATTATGCAAGAAAACGGCGGGAACACTCTATGAGTGAAAAATTGGGTAAAGAATTAGTGGACGCGTTTAATAATAGTGGTTCTACTATTAAAAAACGTACTGATACACTTAAAATGGCTGAAGCTAACCGTGCTTTTGCTCATTATAAGTGGTAG
- the rpsL gene encoding 30S ribosomal protein S12: MPTINQLVRFGRKTVEKKTKSPALKSNPQRRGVCTRVTTMTPKKPNSALRKIARVRLTTGVEVTAYIPGIGHNLQEHSVVLIRGGRVKDLPGVRYHIIRGTLDSMGVDNRKQGRSKYGSKRPKN; the protein is encoded by the coding sequence ATGCCTACTATTAACCAGTTAGTAAGATTTGGTCGTAAGACAGTTGAGAAAAAAACAAAATCTCCTGCTCTTAAGTCCAATCCTCAGAGAAGAGGTGTTTGTACTCGTGTAACAACGATGACACCAAAAAAGCCTAACTCCGCTCTTCGTAAGATTGCTCGTGTGCGTCTTACAACAGGTGTTGAGGTAACTGCTTATATTCCAGGTATTGGACACAACTTGCAAGAACACTCAGTTGTTCTTATCCGTGGTGGTCGTGTAAAAGACTTACCGGGTGTGCGTTATCATATCATTCGTGGTACACTTGATTCAATGGGTGTTGATAATCGTAAGCAAGGTCGTTCAAAATATGGATCTAAGCGTCCTAAGAATTAG
- a CDS encoding acyltransferase yields MILKTKYSSMRSFWINRILRLYPIYLLIICLILLIDPNNFGKIFLDSSYSVLTRLYVFIYNIFMIGSDWSLWLEITPEKTLDFVMNFRDSLHSIYLKHSLLMVAWTISLEIYFYTIAPFLIKYPKKILVLLIILSLSLRFLFLYPLGFIYDPYTYRFFPTELVFFILGMFSYYYAEQFLKFGWIALTNVIILAFFIRKIPIDFRVLKLIYFISLTIAIPFLFKLFKNNVIDRKIGDLSYGIYLIHPLIISKLSFLNLSSGSYFGLVVVVSMMAASVLNIITSPIEIIRQKLAKDQNK; encoded by the coding sequence ATGATTTTAAAAACGAAGTATAGTAGTATGAGATCTTTTTGGATAAATAGAATATTACGCTTATATCCTATTTATCTATTAATAATATGTTTAATATTATTAATAGATCCAAACAATTTTGGAAAAATTTTTTTAGATAGTAGTTATAGTGTGTTAACTCGCTTATATGTATTTATATATAATATATTTATGATAGGTTCAGATTGGAGTTTATGGTTAGAAATCACTCCTGAAAAAACTTTGGATTTTGTTATGAATTTTCGAGATTCGTTACATTCTATATATCTGAAGCATTCGTTACTGATGGTAGCTTGGACTATAAGCCTAGAAATTTATTTTTATACTATAGCACCATTTTTAATCAAATATCCTAAAAAAATATTAGTATTATTAATAATATTATCATTATCTTTACGATTTTTGTTTTTATACCCATTAGGATTTATTTATGATCCCTATACCTATCGATTTTTTCCAACAGAATTAGTTTTCTTTATTTTGGGTATGTTTTCCTATTATTATGCTGAACAATTTTTAAAATTTGGTTGGATTGCATTAACAAATGTTATTATATTAGCATTCTTTATAAGAAAAATCCCTATTGATTTTCGTGTTTTAAAATTAATATATTTCATTTCATTAACCATAGCTATTCCTTTTTTATTCAAACTTTTCAAAAATAATGTTATAGATAGAAAAATAGGAGATTTATCCTATGGTATCTATTTAATTCACCCACTGATAATATCGAAATTATCTTTTTTGAATTTATCAAGTGGATCTTATTTTGGATTAGTAGTTGTGGTTTCAATGATGGCTGCATCTGTTTTGAATATTATTACTAGTCCTATTGAAATAATACGACAAAAATTAGCGAAAGATCAAAACAAATAA